Within Nitrospirota bacterium, the genomic segment TACGCCTCCGGTTTCGACTCACCTGCGGCCTTGCTGGACGACCTTTTTGACCATCCTGCGAGACTGTGTTCCTGTTTTCCTATATGTGCGACTGCCCAAGTTCTCGCGCGCCAACTAAGTTTTACCGTGAGCTTGCTAACCATGAGACTATCTAAAGAACGTGTACGCCACATCTCGGAGTCGGTGGCTGCCCGGCTGCAGCAAGAGGGGCAACTGACGATTGTCGGGGATCGCAAGGCGTTCGTCGAGCAGATCGACCATGCCATTCTCGAGGAATTGTCGGTCGAAGACCGTTTGAACGCCGAAGTACGGCAGATGTTACAAGCCTACGAGCAAGACATCGAGCGTGGGCAAGTGGACTTTCAGCGGATGTTCACCATGGTCAAGACGAAGCTGGCGCGAGAGCGGGGCATCATTTTGTGAGAAGTGATCAGTGAGGAGTGATCGGTGATGAGCAGGCAACGATGACGTACGTAGCACTCGTCACATATCACCATCCACGCGAGGACCGGATATGTTGAGCGAAGAAAAAATCAGCCATCTCTCCCACATCATTCTTCACGCGGTGAAGAAAAGTCCGCTCGTGACGGTAGGGGCTGACGACGGGCGAGTCCTCAAAGAGATCAAGAAGGTGCTGGCAGCCGAGTTGGCGCAAGAGGCAGAGATCGATCGAAAGGTTCGTGCCAAGTTGGCCTCCTATTCCCGCGGGATTGTCGAGGGCAGTGGGGAATGGGACGTGCTCTATCGGAAAACGTTTGAAGAAGAATCGCGGAAACATACGAAGGGGTGAGGTGCCGATGAAATCTGTATCAGCCATGAAATACCTTTCCCTGCTCGGAGTGGTCCTGCTGTTGCTCGGTTCTGTGGCCTGTGCCAAGAGTAAGGCGAAGCCATTGGTTCCGTTGGCACTGGAGACCGGAGTCAAACCGCAAGCCGTGGCCTTGACCGAACAGGGCACCCAGGCCTATCAATCCAGGCAGTTCGACGATGCGAAGAAATACTTTGCCCAAGCGATGGACCTGGCGGCTCAATCTGGTCCCGCGCATTACAATTATGCCCTGGCATTAAATGCCTTAGGCGATACGGAGCAAGCGCGCCAACAGTTTTTAGAGGCGGCGAATCTCGCTCCCGGCGATAAAGTCATCTGGGATTCGCCTGCGCTCCGTCCCTTCGGCAGCCCGGAGGGTCCGAAAGTGCATAAGGAACATCCTACCGGGACCAGCAGGCCCGGCATCGGGAGCGGCCCGCGATAATTTGATTGATGAGAGAGGGAGTGAGCTGCGATGGCGACAGAACTAGCAGTTGGGAAGAAGGCTCCAGCGTTTTCGCTCCCTGATCAATCGGGAGAGTCGGTTAGTTTGAAGGATTTTGCCGG encodes:
- a CDS encoding DUF507 family protein; this translates as MRLSKERVRHISESVAARLQQEGQLTIVGDRKAFVEQIDHAILEELSVEDRLNAEVRQMLQAYEQDIERGQVDFQRMFTMVKTKLARERGIIL
- a CDS encoding tetratricopeptide repeat protein gives rise to the protein MKSVSAMKYLSLLGVVLLLLGSVACAKSKAKPLVPLALETGVKPQAVALTEQGTQAYQSRQFDDAKKYFAQAMDLAAQSGPAHYNYALALNALGDTEQARQQFLEAANLAPGDKVIWDSPALRPFGSPEGPKVHKEHPTGTSRPGIGSGPR
- a CDS encoding DUF507 family protein — encoded protein: MLSEEKISHLSHIILHAVKKSPLVTVGADDGRVLKEIKKVLAAELAQEAEIDRKVRAKLASYSRGIVEGSGEWDVLYRKTFEEESRKHTKG